TCATTAAATAAGTTCTACGCAATGACAATTGTGTTGTTATAGTCTGTGCTTCAGGCGCTGCCTCGGACACATTAACACATCGCCACATACAAGACTGCATTGCTCGATAAGCACCCAGACACAGGCTAAATGGTATTGCTTCATGCTGCACATCTCGGTAATACGGTCTTTACCTCGCCACCTTTGTGCTTCCAACAAGCTGAACGCTTCGGCAGCTGTAGCTCATACGCAATACCTCCAAACGAGTTAGTATTTAAAGCTGAGATCAGTCCCCCGTCAACTTCCTAGTTATCACTTCGTATCGACCTTCTATGCCATCCAAGTTGATGAAAGGTTGAAACGCTTCATAGAATGTACAAGTCTTTGCTTCCAGTTGCGTTTCTCGCAGTCTCAAACATTCAGGGTATCTGGGCCCAAGAAGTCAACCTCGTGTCCCTGTTTCCACGACACAAACCTCCAATACTAGGAGATATTTGCAAGTCTCTTCGACAGGCCTGCAATGTGAACCAATTTCCGGCACCCATCGAGGTAGGTTACATTACAACAGTTGGCAGAGCGTAACCGCTAACAATTCACAGAAACTATGCCAAGAGTATTGCGAAAAAGAGATCGACTTGGACGATCTCCAGGCAGAACTTTGCAGAGACTTCAAACAGGTATGTGCAGACCTTCAACAAGGCATTACCACCACGTCACTCACGCCTCTTAGTATGTCGACAGCCTCGGCAAGTGCGCCAATGATGTCTGCGGTGTGATTCAAAAGCAGTGCAGCGGCAGGGGTATATGCACCAAGGACTCTGATTGCGAGGAGCTTGAAGTCTGCCGGAACTACGTCTGTAAGCCAAAGGTCTGTCACCACTATCGCGAATGCAATTATCGCGTCTGCAGGGATAACAAGTGTGTTCCCTGCGAGTCAGACTCAGACTGTGATTTCCGACCAGATCTCAAGTGCAGGAAGGGCAAGTGTCTTCCCAACTCAATTCCGCCTCTAAATTGTACCAAGAACTCGGACTGCAAGCCAGGTCAAGTTTGCCAAGATGGTGATTGTGGTAAATGCTCCCCCGGTGGTGCAGAATGCGACAAAGACAAATTCTGTAGCAACGGGGAATGCATTCCAAAACCTCCTAGCTGCGGAAAACCTGGCTTTGAATGGGCAGAATGGCGCGGCCCTTCGTCCTGGAGCGGCGTGAAATCACCACCTTTCGCAGAGTACGATCCAACCGTGTTCAAGTCACAAAAGCCCGAGTATGAGGGCCTCACGAACACGCTGGTCATCGATGCGCCTTTGCAGCTCTATGGACAGGGTGCCAATCTCAATCTTGCTACTGTGGTACACCAAGGGTTTCTACTGGCACCCGAGACTGGCAACTACACCTTTGTGTTTGGTCAGGCAGACGATATtgttcttgtctggctgggcaAAAATGCATTCAGTGGCTGGACAAGAGCGAACGCGGATATTGAGAGAACTTATATTCCACCTCCGGGCGATGAGACTCGCACAATGAGGCTCTTGGAGCAGGGAACGTATTATCCTGTGAGAGTGGCCTGGGGGGATAAGGGCGGAAATGTGGCCATGTCTGTCAAAATCATTGCGCCGAATGGTGATGAGTTGACTGGCAAGGAGGGTGGCTACTTCAGAACCGAAGCTTGCGATGGTTCATATGACACGTTTCCCCCGTATGGGCAGTCCTGAGCTTGTGGGAGACTGTGTCAGGCAGACATGTGATTTTCTGACGTTGTTGATTAGCTGTAGTTCAGTCACATATATTCGGATGTACTCTCAATCGAGCACAGCTTGCCTTGATACCAAGAGGTCGGAATTGTGATTCTGTGTCTCAACGTGCCGTAACATGATGTGTATGTGTTCTGTACTTTCAATGATCGTTTCAGAAGAGAGTCTAGATAGTATTGACGGTCTGGTAGCGACGAGGTGATGGAGCAACCAGCTCAACGGCAGTGCAACTTGGTGGGCCGAGCCAGACAGACTTGCCAACTAGAAGTCGACCATGCTCCGACCCGAGCGTTGTTGGGGCGCGGAAAGACCTTGAAGAAGTGGGTTCAAGCTGCGCAACTTTAAGTCTGCCATCACCTCCAAAgtcaatccatccatc
The genomic region above belongs to Pochonia chlamydosporia 170 chromosome 2, whole genome shotgun sequence and contains:
- a CDS encoding GLEYA adhesin domain-containing protein (similar to Metarhizium robertsii ARSEF 23 XP_007822241.2), translated to MYKSLLPVAFLAVSNIQGIWAQEVNLVSLFPRHKPPILGDICKSLRQACNVNQFPAPIEKLCQEYCEKEIDLDDLQAELCRDFKQYVDSLGKCANDVCGVIQKQCSGRGICTKDSDCEELEVCRNYVCKPKVCHHYRECNYRVCRDNKCVPCESDSDCDFRPDLKCRKGKCLPNSIPPLNCTKNSDCKPGQVCQDGDCGKCSPGGAECDKDKFCSNGECIPKPPSCGKPGFEWAEWRGPSSWSGVKSPPFAEYDPTVFKSQKPEYEGLTNTLVIDAPLQLYGQGANLNLATVVHQGFLLAPETGNYTFVFGQADDIVLVWLGKNAFSGWTRANADIERTYIPPPGDETRTMRLLEQGTYYPVRVAWGDKGGNVAMSVKIIAPNGDELTGKEGGYFRTEACDGSYDTFPPYGQS